From the genome of Athene noctua unplaced genomic scaffold, bAthNoc1.hap1.1 HAP1_HAP1_scaffold_31, whole genome shotgun sequence, one region includes:
- the LOC141974069 gene encoding protein Smaug homolog 2-like: protein MEPSCPDAARGPPPPLEGPEDAATESGPSRSAAAPEENRHPPLYPPTSSSGPGGAALPSQLHPSPLEPSPSLVLGSAQGGGPEWLWRGDETHVPVSPSPPFGAHTPPSPQSSVASSGSEQTEEPAGGHNTFEEEGSGMKDVPSWLESLGLQKYTALFSQMTYEEMMTLTEHHLESQNVPRGARQRILLSIQKLRERPNILRVLEKHIQRGGNLKMVIQELQQVIVTPIKAFCPPLAARPTNDTSDRAPPGATNAEAPAAPIADGDIPGVFTRVMGKVCTPLLNSWPDEENVISYLQLLEKCLSHEAFTRMQKRRLLSWKWRVKRLLHSIYRMFPLSNPNYEHTQGWAFGSHSLPVAGSGWGVGGQQEQHPFVLHPPVLLPAHLAPAGGAPNPLPPLGGLPLGAQRHQNVPRGAQQNILLCIQKLQERPSILRALEKVGW from the exons ATGGAGCCTTCGTGCCCCGATGCTGCTCgagggccaccacctcctctcgaggggcccgaagatgcagccaccgagtcggggccgtcccggtccgcggcggctcctgaggagaacaggcacccgcccttgtacccccccaccagcagcagcgggccggggggagcag ctctgccctcccagctgcaccccagcccgctggagccctcccccTCGCTGGTGCtcggcagtgcccagggagggggacccgaatggcTGTGGCGAGGTGACGAAACCCATGTCCCCGTCTCCCCCAGCCCCCCTTTTGGGGCCCacacccccccgtccccccaaagcagcgtggcctcttcaggcagcgaacagaccgaggagccGGCCGGTGGCCACAACAccttcgaggaggagggcagcggcatgaaag atgtcccctcctggctggagagcctggggctgcagaaatacacggcgcttttctcccaaatgacgtacgaggagatgatgaCGCTGACGGAGCATCACCTCGAGTCGCAG AATGTCCCCAGGGGCGCGCGGCAGAggatcctcctcagcatccagaaGCTTCGGGAGCGGCCGAACATCCTCAGGGTGCTGGAGAAG caCATCCAAAGGGGGGGCAACCTGAAGATGGTGATTCAGGAGCTCCAACAGGTcatagtgacccccattaaagccTTTTGTCCCCCCCTGGCCGCTCGCCCCACGAACGACACCTCTGacagggcccccccgggggccaCCAATGCCGaagcccctgcagcccccatcGCTGACGGGGACATCCCGGGGGTCttcacccgtgtcatgggcaAAG TCTGCACCCCACTCCTGAATTCATGGCCAGACGAGGAGAACGTCATCAgttacctccagctcctggaaaagtgcctgagccacgag GCATTCACGAGGATGCAGAAGAGGAGGCTCCTCTCCTGGAAGTGGCGGGTCAAGAGGCTGCTCCACAGCATCTACAGGATGTTTCCACTCAGCAACCCCAACTATGAGCACACCCAGGG ctgggcCTTCGGCTCCCACTCGCTCCCTGTAGCTGGCTCcggttggggggtgggggggcagcaggagcagcacccctTTGTGTTGCACCCTCCCGTGCTGCTCCCCGCCCACCTGGCGCCTGCTGGGGGGGCCCCCAACCCCTTGCCCCCCCTCGGCGGCCTCCCCCTCGGTGCTCAGAGACATCAG AATGTCCCCAGGGGAGCACAGCAGAACATCCTCCTCTGCATCCAGAAGCTGCAGGAGCGGCCGAGCATCCTCAGGGCGCTGGAGAAGGTGGGATggtga